The genomic stretch ACATATGTTGTTGCTTCAGAATCTGTAGCTTTAGATGCAGTGGGAGCTCAATATGTAAGAGATATTTTACCGGGAGAAATCATTTATACCAATGAAAACGAACCTGGAAAACTAAATTCTTACATGGTAAATGAGGAAAGAGGGAAGCAGAGAATTTGTTCTTTTGAATATATTTATTTTGCAAGACCCGATTCTACTTTAGAAAACATTAATGTTTACGAGATCAGAGAAAAATCTGGTGAAAAAATCTGGGAACAGGCTCCTGTAGAGGCTGATATCGTAATTGGAGTTCCAGATTCTGGAGTTCCTGCTGCAATTGGTTTTTCTAAAGCTTCAGGAATACCTTTCCGCCCTGTTTTGATTAAAAACAGATATATCGGAAGAAGTTTCATCGTTCCTACTCAGGAAATGAGGGAAAGAATTGTTAATCTGAAACTGAATCCTATTATTTCTGAGATCAAAGACAAAAGAGTAGTTATCATTGACGATTCAATCGTTCGAGGAACAACTTCTAAGAGATTGGTTAAAATTTTAAAAGAAGCAGGCGTTAAAGAAATTCACTTCAGAAGTGTTTCTCCACCCATTATTGCACCTTGCTATTTGGGGATAGATACACCATCGAAAGACGATTTGATTTCTGCCAATATGACAACAGAACAGTTGAGAGATTATTTGGGAGTAGACTCTTTGGAGTTTTTAAGTACTGATAATTTAAAAGAAATTTTAGGTTCTTCAAACCACTGCTTCGGATGTTTTACTGAAGAATATCCTGTAGCAAAAGGAGAAGAAATAGAATTATTTAATTAAGATTTAAATATCTAAATATTAAAAGGTCAGACTTACAATTAAGTCTGACCTTTTCTATTGAAATAAGATTGTTCTTTTCTTAGAATTTGTAAGCTAAACCTACTTGGAAAGCATTGTTTCTTACAGCATCCGAATTAGCTGGTCTGTCTTTAGCAATATCTGTTACACCTGCAACATATCTTGCTGTAATACCGATATTATCTGTGAAATAATATCCAGCACCTAAACCAATACCTACGTTGAATGTATTAAAATTATCTTTATAGTTTCCTGATTCAGCTAATACATCATTATTAGTTTCGTTTTTAGCCTTGTTTTTTGCACTAACCATGAAACCAAATTCCGGACCTGCTTCTACATATAAATTTGGAATAAAGTTGTATTGAAACATTACTGGAACTGTAACATAATCTAGGTGGTTTGCATAAGAATATCTGTTTCCTGCTACTACATAATCATATTTGTCTCCATATTGAGAGTATAAAACCTCTGGCTGAATACTAAATGATTCTGCAACCGGGATATTAGCAAATACACCTGCATTAAAACCGATTTTTGATCCTTGATCTTCTAAAGTTTCATTTTTTGATAATGAAGAAACGTTCATACCTGCTTTAATACCAAATCTTACATCTGAAGAAGACATTGATCTAGTTGTGGTTGTCGTTGTAGTCTGAGCAAATGCCAAAGATGTTGACAAAACTGCGATTCCTAAAATTAACTTTTTCATAACTTAAATTTTTTAATATTTTACTAATTCTAATTTTAAATTTTACTACCAAACTTTTGAGTTTGACGAGTCGTATCTTTCAAATTGTTTGCCAAAATGTAAAGAATGTTCAAAACATTAAAAAACCATTCACAATAATGAATGGTTGAAAGCGTAACATAATGAATATGAATTAATTAAATTTAAGCTAATTAATATGCTGTAAATAACAATTATTTAAATTTAAATCTAAAAATTTAGTTTTAAACTTAAAATTCACTCAATGTTTTGTAATAATTAATTGATTTTTGAATATTTTCGTTACTGCATTCGTGATCATAAATACAAGAACCGATTGCTGAAAGCAAAGAAAAATTGATTTTTGCATCAGTATTCTTCTTATCATTTAATAATAAATTGAAAATATCTTCATCCTTAAAACCGCTCAAATCAATAAAACAGAAATAGCGCTGGATATTTTCTATGATTAATTCTGAATCTTCCTTAGAAATTAAACCCTCAAGATAAGAAAGATGGCTTTCGCAAATCATCCCCAAAGCAACCGCTTCACCATGAAGGATAGGGTTTTCACTTTGAAGGCATAAACTTTCGATAGCATGGCCTATGGTATGACCAAAGTTTAAAGTCTTTCTTACATTTTTCTCATGAAAATCAGCATTCACAACTTCTTGCTTAATTTCCATTGAATGCGGAATAAGAGGCTCAATCCCAACAGGATCTAAATGCTGCAACTTTATTAAATCTTCCCAATGTTTTTTATCTGCAATTAAGCCATGTTTTAACATTTCGGCAAATCCACTTTTCAGTTCTTTTGCGGGAAGAGTATCTAAAAATCGCGTATAAGCATATATCTGCTCAGGAAAAGAAAATGTTCCTACCATATTTTTATAATGCATCAGATCGATTCCTGTTTTACCACCGATAGATGCATCACACATTGAAAGTAGCGTCGTCGGTATATTGATAAACTGAATTCCTCTTTTATAAGTAGAAGCTACAAAACCTCCCATATCGGTAGTCACGCCGCCACCAAGATTGATTATTAAAGCTTTTCGGTCGGTCTGCATTTCTGTAAGAATTTCCCAAAGCTGATTGGCAGTTTGAATGTTTTTCATTTCTTCACCTGCTTCAATCTCCAGAATTTCAAAAGAAATATCGGTTTCCAAATTACCTAATAATACAGGAAGGCAATATTCATGTGTGTTTTCATCCACCAGAATAAAAATTTTGCTGAATGATTTTTCGGTCAGAAATTGATTGAGCTGCGAAAAATTTTCGTCTAATAAAGTAATCATCGTATGATTTTTTTATAATTAAAGCTATTCTAAGCTACAAAGTTATGATTCTTAATTTCTAACTCGTAACTAAATCACTATCTTTGCAAAAATATTTAGAATGAGCAGAGACAATAATAATTCAGGGAGACCTAAAAAACCTAGATCTTCAACAAGAAACTCAGACAGCCCTCGTTCTCTTAAATCTGGAGATTCCGGATCAAAACCTTTCAAGAAGTCATTCCCTAAAGCGGGAGAAAGAAATTCTGATTCTAAAAGAAGTGATGATACAAGTTATCAAGCTCGAATGAATAAGAAATATTCAAAAACTGAACAAGAACCATTTATTACAAGTTCAGGTGAAGAGAAAAAGACTTTCGGTAAATCTGCTCCCAAAAGAGGAGGTAGCAGACCCAATAGTTTTGACGTTAGAGATAAATACGAAAGAGGCAGCCTGAAATACGGAAGAAGACCCGGAACTGAAGGAAGCGATAAAGATCAGGATAAAGCAAAATCTTTTGTACAGCAAAGAAGATTCAAGAAAGTTGAAAAAGACGTTCATAAAGATACTATTCGTCTTAATAAATACATTGCCAATTCCGGAATTTGCAGTAGGAGAGAAGCTGATGAGTTGATTACTCAAGGTTTGGTGGAAGTCAACGGAAAAGTAGTAACAGAAATGGGTTACCAGGTTGAGAAGACTGACAAGGTTGTATTTGACGGACAAAATATTACGCCTGAAAAACCTGTTTATGTGCTTTTAAACAAGCCAAAAGGTTATATTTCTACAACTAAAGATGACAAAGCAAGAAAAACGGTAATGGATTTGGTTGCAAATGCTTCTCCATACAGAGTTTTCCCGGTAGGAAGATTAGACCGTTCTACAACCGGAGTTATTCTTTTGACCAATGACGGACACATGACTAAAAAACTGACGCATCCATCTTTTGATTCTAAGAAAATTTATCACGTTACCTTAGACAAAAAATTAACGAACGAAGACATGAAACTTATTGCAGAAGGAATTCGTTTGGATGAAGGTATTGCAGAAGTTGATCAAATTTCGTTTATTGAAGGAAAACCTAAAAATGAAATCGGAATCGAAATTCATATCGGTTGGAACCGTGTCATCAGAAGAATTTTCCAACGTTTAGGATACGAAGTAGAAGCTCTGGACAGAGTAATGTTTGCAGGACTTACAAAGAAAAACATCAAAAGAGGTCACTGGAGGATTCTTACAGAATTGGAAGTGAATAATCTTAAAATGCTTTAAAAATGATATGTTTTAGTGACAAATTATGAATTTAATTTGTCCTTGATATCTAGCATTAATAAAGTTTTAATGATCAAAAAATAATTTATAATATTCTTTATAAGGTCTATTATCACTAAATGATACAGAAGGTTTATTGAAATTTGTTTCAATAAACCTTTTTTTATGTCTGAAAATTAAAAATAATCATTGTTGGGGCTGTACTTCCAAATTCGATTTTTGTGGGTGGAATAGATGGTAAGCATCGTTTTAAATATGAAATTTGCTGTACTATTTTATTATCAGTCGGAGAAAAAGTTTATTCAATGGTTACCTTTTCTGCAAATCAAAAAGGACGAATGCTTTTTAGCTCTCCAAGAATCAATGAGAAAAGATGGCAAAAACATCTTGTTTACAGCTTCAATTTATGCTAATGAGTTAATCCTAAGCAAGCTTATTTCTTCTTTCAATGAACCAATAAATATTACGAATTATTTTTGTGAAAAAACACGAACTATTTTTTGACCACATTACCACGTTTTATACTTTAAAAAATAAATTTGTCCCAAAGTAAAAATACCTATCAAAAAGAATTCGTGTATTCGTGGCTAACAAAATCATCTGCAGATCTGTGAAAGAATCATTTCCAATTGAATTTAAAACCAGCTTTAAGCATTACTCTTCTCAGCAAAACAAAAAATATTTCCAAGTTTGATGCTAGAATAGCCATTACTTTTTATTTTAGAAGAATTAATCATTGCTTTAGCTAAAATATCCGTAGGTAAAGGTTTTTGGCTTTCAAAAAGACCGAGTTTATTGGCGAATTTAATAATTCTGCTTCCTAAGACTTCCCCGGTTCTTTCAGAATCTTTTCTTTCGAGCATTCCCGGTTTGAAAATAGTAATTTTATTAAAATGCAGCTTTTTTACAGCGTCTTCCAATTCACCTTTCATTTTAGAATAAAATATTTTTGATTTAGGATTAGCTCCATAAGCAGAAACCAAAATATAATCTTCTACATTATTTTCTTTCGCTGCTTTTGCAAATTGGTATTGATAATCAAAATCAACTTTTCTCTGTCCATCTTTACTTCCGGCAGCTTTTAGAGTTGTTCCTAGACATGAAAATGCGACATCACCTTTCACTAGGTTTTTCCATTCTTCATATTTTTCAAAATCAACGACGTGAGTTTTTAACTTCTCATTGGTGAAGGATAACGGTTTTCTTACAAAAACATTCACTTCCTCAAAATCTTTATCGTGTAAAAGTTGATTTACCAAATCTTTTCCTGTGGCACCTGAAGCGCCGATTACTAAAGCTTTCATAATAAATAGTTTTGCGTGATGATCATTTACTTTTTTAAATTTACTAAATTTGAGGTAATTATTTTAAGATAAAAGATCTTTCAGATAAATTAAAATATTAATTATAATTTATCACTTATCATTCATCACTTATCAATTATTATTCATTACCAATTACTTATTAACCATACGAAATGGATGCCAACGAGATTTTAGATTATTGTCTAGCAAAAAAAGGAGTGACAGAAAGTTTTCCTTTTGATAACGAAACTTTAGTTTTAAAAGTAGGAATTAAAATTTTTCTGCTAATGTCTTTAGAAAGACAGCCTTTAAGTATCAATGTAAAAACAGATCCCGAATGGAGCGAAGAACTTCGTGAGCAAAATCCACAAATTACAGGTGCATTTCACATGAACAAAACCCATTGGAATTCTGTTTCTCTTGACGGCTTGAAAAGAGATTTAGTTTTAAAAATGATTGATCAGTCTTATGATTTGGTTTTTAAATCATTGACGAAGAAGGCGAAGGAAGAAATTCTAAATCTTCAACTATAAATTCTTAATTGTTAAATTGATCTAATAAAATTCATTTTATTTTAATAATTAATTTAATTAGAACCAATTAAAAATATATTATAAATTTATTTTTAATAATATAATTTTCATAAAAAAACATTATTTTTTATTGTGTAAACTGTTTTTTTTCTTTTTCTTTGGAGAGTTCAAACCAAATGCGCATTACGTTTAAACATAAATTATAAAATTTAACGTTTAAAATTATTAACATGAAAAAAATCTTTTTTGTAGTTTCTATGGCCTTTTTAGCTTCATGCTCTAATGAGTTAGGAAACGAAGGAATAGAAAATGCTGAAAATTTAACCACAAACATCAATACCTCAAAATTATCATCCATCAGTGATTATGATTTTTCTCAAATAGGTATAAAGCATAATAATG from Chryseobacterium indoltheticum encodes the following:
- a CDS encoding porin family protein → MKKLILGIAVLSTSLAFAQTTTTTTTRSMSSSDVRFGIKAGMNVSSLSKNETLEDQGSKIGFNAGVFANIPVAESFSIQPEVLYSQYGDKYDYVVAGNRYSYANHLDYVTVPVMFQYNFIPNLYVEAGPEFGFMVSAKNKAKNETNNDVLAESGNYKDNFNTFNVGIGLGAGYYFTDNIGITARYVAGVTDIAKDRPANSDAVRNNAFQVGLAYKF
- a CDS encoding NAD(P)H-binding protein — its product is MKALVIGASGATGKDLVNQLLHDKDFEEVNVFVRKPLSFTNEKLKTHVVDFEKYEEWKNLVKGDVAFSCLGTTLKAAGSKDGQRKVDFDYQYQFAKAAKENNVEDYILVSAYGANPKSKIFYSKMKGELEDAVKKLHFNKITIFKPGMLERKDSERTGEVLGSRIIKFANKLGLFESQKPLPTDILAKAMINSSKIKSNGYSSIKLGNIFCFAEKSNA
- a CDS encoding pseudouridine synthase, translating into MSRDNNNSGRPKKPRSSTRNSDSPRSLKSGDSGSKPFKKSFPKAGERNSDSKRSDDTSYQARMNKKYSKTEQEPFITSSGEEKKTFGKSAPKRGGSRPNSFDVRDKYERGSLKYGRRPGTEGSDKDQDKAKSFVQQRRFKKVEKDVHKDTIRLNKYIANSGICSRREADELITQGLVEVNGKVVTEMGYQVEKTDKVVFDGQNITPEKPVYVLLNKPKGYISTTKDDKARKTVMDLVANASPYRVFPVGRLDRSTTGVILLTNDGHMTKKLTHPSFDSKKIYHVTLDKKLTNEDMKLIAEGIRLDEGIAEVDQISFIEGKPKNEIGIEIHIGWNRVIRRIFQRLGYEVEALDRVMFAGLTKKNIKRGHWRILTELEVNNLKML
- a CDS encoding MmcQ/YjbR family DNA-binding protein; amino-acid sequence: MDANEILDYCLAKKGVTESFPFDNETLVLKVGIKIFLLMSLERQPLSINVKTDPEWSEELREQNPQITGAFHMNKTHWNSVSLDGLKRDLVLKMIDQSYDLVFKSLTKKAKEEILNLQL
- the purF gene encoding amidophosphoribosyltransferase, with amino-acid sequence MKSLDIHKSEYLKQFETQTYGRNLFRTQEEERLDAPNEECGIFGMYSDNDLDTFSLSQFGLFALQHRGQEACGISVLKDGKITNMKDEGLVLDVYKEIQEPETFMGNSAIGHTRYTTAGDKKKYNFQPFFAKNEYDQIILSIAHNGNLTNAKELKNELEAEGVVFRATSDSEVILRLIQKNLDLGLRGAIKATMEKIEGAYSVVGMTRNKFFAFRDFNGIRPLVLGAVDEKTYVVASESVALDAVGAQYVRDILPGEIIYTNENEPGKLNSYMVNEERGKQRICSFEYIYFARPDSTLENINVYEIREKSGEKIWEQAPVEADIVIGVPDSGVPAAIGFSKASGIPFRPVLIKNRYIGRSFIVPTQEMRERIVNLKLNPIISEIKDKRVVIIDDSIVRGTTSKRLVKILKEAGVKEIHFRSVSPPIIAPCYLGIDTPSKDDLISANMTTEQLRDYLGVDSLEFLSTDNLKEILGSSNHCFGCFTEEYPVAKGEEIELFN
- the aroB gene encoding 3-dehydroquinate synthase, with product MITLLDENFSQLNQFLTEKSFSKIFILVDENTHEYCLPVLLGNLETDISFEILEIEAGEEMKNIQTANQLWEILTEMQTDRKALIINLGGGVTTDMGGFVASTYKRGIQFINIPTTLLSMCDASIGGKTGIDLMHYKNMVGTFSFPEQIYAYTRFLDTLPAKELKSGFAEMLKHGLIADKKHWEDLIKLQHLDPVGIEPLIPHSMEIKQEVVNADFHEKNVRKTLNFGHTIGHAIESLCLQSENPILHGEAVALGMICESHLSYLEGLISKEDSELIIENIQRYFCFIDLSGFKDEDIFNLLLNDKKNTDAKINFSLLSAIGSCIYDHECSNENIQKSINYYKTLSEF